In Clostridia bacterium, the genomic window GGCAGGCCGGGAGGCTTTCCCGTCGCAGTATAAGGGAATGGTAACGGGTTGCTTCAAAGGGATTCTGGAGGTTTTTGTAGATGGTGCCTCCATCATGGTAAACCAGAGAGGTCTTTCCGTGCATGAGGCGGTCGGCCCGGACTACTTCCCCGCCAAAGGCCTGTCCGATTGCCTGATGCCCCAGACAGACACCCAGGATTGGTATCCGGCCGGAGAGGCTGGCGATAAGGTCCAGA contains:
- a CDS encoding aminodeoxychorismate/anthranilate synthase component II, with amino-acid sequence LDLIASLSGRIPILGVCLGHQAIGQAFGGEVVRADRLMHGKTSLVYHDGGTIYKNLQNPFEATRYHSLILRRESLPACLEITAETDLGEIMGVRHRELLVEGVQFHPESILTGEGKKLLKNFVILAEDYWLKGR